In Antedon mediterranea chromosome 10, ecAntMedi1.1, whole genome shotgun sequence, one genomic interval encodes:
- the LOC140060488 gene encoding CDAN1-interacting nuclease 1-like isoform X1, translating to MFLGLGLGPISIVTTSVLYAGNGEYAAIADMLKQPRTSEDAINSTLKAFPNLNYKTAVAIYSQIVQRKVKSSLHKHQKAEMVKCYYEEYVVNSKKDPCGPVMLNLAMKVDLPPALFARMILEQHLINSDDNEDENVSKLQVNQLLKDTHLIQDPVLSFQVQQAVLNDMTYGPIVESIKHSVGNEYEFLLKSHLKKNNISFIREEEMRSKGYDKTPDIKLQIPIAMDGYIINWIESKASFGDKVSQANYLKDQFWSYVNRFGSGLVIYWFGYIEELDVHRDRGIALAQHFPNSLVTFNPLKVENRVHNS from the exons atgtttctaggcctaggcctaggcccaatATCAATCGTGACTACAAGTGTGTTGTATGCCGGAAatg GCGAGTATGCCGCTATTGCGGACATGTTGAAGCAACCCAGAACATCCGAAGATGCAATCAATTCAACACTTAAAGCATTTCCAAA TTTAAATTACAAGACGGCAGTGGCAATTTACTCACAGATTGTGCAGCGGAAAGTAAAAAGTTCTTTACACAAACACCAAAAAGCGGAAATGGTCAAGTGTTATTACGAAGA ATACGTAGTGAATTCTAAAAAAGACCCATGTGGGCCAGTAATGCTGAATCTTGCAATGAAG GTTGATCTTCCACCAGCTCTATTTGCAAGGATGATACTTGAACAACATCTTATCAACTCAGACGACAATGAAGACGAAAATG TAAGTAAGCTGCAAGTAAATCAATTACTTAAAGATACCCACCTTATACAAGACCCAGTCCTCTCATTCCAAGTTCAGCAG gCTGTATTGAATGACATGACTTATGGACCTATTGTTGAAAGTATTAAACA TTCTGTTGGTAATGAGTATGAATTCTTGTTGAAGAGccatttaaagaaaaataacatTTCATTTATAC GTGAGGAAGAGATGAGAAGCAAAGGCTATGACAAAACACCAGATATAAAACTTCAAATACCAATtg CAATGGATGGGTATATTATAAACTGGATTGAGAGCAAGGCATCGTTTGGAGACAAAGTCAGCCAAGCTAACTACTTAAAAGATCAGTTCTGGAGTTACGTCAACCG ATTTGGCTCAGGTCTTGTAATCTATTGGTTTGGATATATTGAGGAGTTGGACGTACATAGAGATAGAGGCATCGCACTTGCCCAACATTTCCCAAATTCATTAGTTACATTTAATCCGCTGAAAGTTGAAAATAGGGTGCATAATAGTTGA
- the LOC140060488 gene encoding CDAN1-interacting nuclease 1-like isoform X3, giving the protein MFLGLGLGPISIVTTSVLYAGNGEYAAIADMLKQPRTSEDAINSTLKAFPKYVVNSKKDPCGPVMLNLAMKVDLPPALFARMILEQHLINSDDNEDENVSKLQVNQLLKDTHLIQDPVLSFQVQQAVLNDMTYGPIVESIKHSVGNEYEFLLKSHLKKNNISFIREEEMRSKGYDKTPDIKLQIPIAMDGYIINWIESKASFGDKVSQANYLKDQFWSYVNRFGSGLVIYWFGYIEELDVHRDRGIALAQHFPNSLVTFNPLKVENRVHNS; this is encoded by the exons atgtttctaggcctaggcctaggcccaatATCAATCGTGACTACAAGTGTGTTGTATGCCGGAAatg GCGAGTATGCCGCTATTGCGGACATGTTGAAGCAACCCAGAACATCCGAAGATGCAATCAATTCAACACTTAAAGCATTTCCAAA ATACGTAGTGAATTCTAAAAAAGACCCATGTGGGCCAGTAATGCTGAATCTTGCAATGAAG GTTGATCTTCCACCAGCTCTATTTGCAAGGATGATACTTGAACAACATCTTATCAACTCAGACGACAATGAAGACGAAAATG TAAGTAAGCTGCAAGTAAATCAATTACTTAAAGATACCCACCTTATACAAGACCCAGTCCTCTCATTCCAAGTTCAGCAG gCTGTATTGAATGACATGACTTATGGACCTATTGTTGAAAGTATTAAACA TTCTGTTGGTAATGAGTATGAATTCTTGTTGAAGAGccatttaaagaaaaataacatTTCATTTATAC GTGAGGAAGAGATGAGAAGCAAAGGCTATGACAAAACACCAGATATAAAACTTCAAATACCAATtg CAATGGATGGGTATATTATAAACTGGATTGAGAGCAAGGCATCGTTTGGAGACAAAGTCAGCCAAGCTAACTACTTAAAAGATCAGTTCTGGAGTTACGTCAACCG ATTTGGCTCAGGTCTTGTAATCTATTGGTTTGGATATATTGAGGAGTTGGACGTACATAGAGATAGAGGCATCGCACTTGCCCAACATTTCCCAAATTCATTAGTTACATTTAATCCGCTGAAAGTTGAAAATAGGGTGCATAATAGTTGA
- the LOC140060488 gene encoding CDAN1-interacting nuclease 1-like isoform X2 has protein sequence MIMKQGEYAAIADMLKQPRTSEDAINSTLKAFPNLNYKTAVAIYSQIVQRKVKSSLHKHQKAEMVKCYYEEYVVNSKKDPCGPVMLNLAMKVDLPPALFARMILEQHLINSDDNEDENVSKLQVNQLLKDTHLIQDPVLSFQVQQAVLNDMTYGPIVESIKHSVGNEYEFLLKSHLKKNNISFIREEEMRSKGYDKTPDIKLQIPIAMDGYIINWIESKASFGDKVSQANYLKDQFWSYVNRFGSGLVIYWFGYIEELDVHRDRGIALAQHFPNSLVTFNPLKVENRVHNS, from the exons ATGATTATGAAACAAGGCGAGTATGCCGCTATTGCGGACATGTTGAAGCAACCCAGAACATCCGAAGATGCAATCAATTCAACACTTAAAGCATTTCCAAA TTTAAATTACAAGACGGCAGTGGCAATTTACTCACAGATTGTGCAGCGGAAAGTAAAAAGTTCTTTACACAAACACCAAAAAGCGGAAATGGTCAAGTGTTATTACGAAGA ATACGTAGTGAATTCTAAAAAAGACCCATGTGGGCCAGTAATGCTGAATCTTGCAATGAAG GTTGATCTTCCACCAGCTCTATTTGCAAGGATGATACTTGAACAACATCTTATCAACTCAGACGACAATGAAGACGAAAATG TAAGTAAGCTGCAAGTAAATCAATTACTTAAAGATACCCACCTTATACAAGACCCAGTCCTCTCATTCCAAGTTCAGCAG gCTGTATTGAATGACATGACTTATGGACCTATTGTTGAAAGTATTAAACA TTCTGTTGGTAATGAGTATGAATTCTTGTTGAAGAGccatttaaagaaaaataacatTTCATTTATAC GTGAGGAAGAGATGAGAAGCAAAGGCTATGACAAAACACCAGATATAAAACTTCAAATACCAATtg CAATGGATGGGTATATTATAAACTGGATTGAGAGCAAGGCATCGTTTGGAGACAAAGTCAGCCAAGCTAACTACTTAAAAGATCAGTTCTGGAGTTACGTCAACCG ATTTGGCTCAGGTCTTGTAATCTATTGGTTTGGATATATTGAGGAGTTGGACGTACATAGAGATAGAGGCATCGCACTTGCCCAACATTTCCCAAATTCATTAGTTACATTTAATCCGCTGAAAGTTGAAAATAGGGTGCATAATAGTTGA